In one Pseudomonas sp. R84 genomic region, the following are encoded:
- a CDS encoding TcdA/TcdB catalytic glycosyltransferase domain-containing protein, which yields MKTNQPYEIMSAKDFSQLRRALSAFAGSAEYKALLSHYELARQTTDDPQRLLLIKLFQEALESLLQRRALPVSEAIGQIRSDLVKSVTRLEDTHAMLHGEARPVAKIMHFVWVGGSEIGGNQRDYMNIWRQVLEPQGYRFNLWYDSDALLAFEMNRVILDSARAAAMEAGGDKVDKAFQLSQMIEDRARVLKQQMFAHLQQPQWLGRADEARIDLLVRAYGKDRATLEAFRQRCLQTHQAMVGADLQLRDVSHEFAGHFLQDVYQREVAMRGNFAAASDVVRLQAEYLEGGRYSDMDYLPPLADTLAGVDISSVGEEGRIGVLQLLLNHNEALMPGRDRQRYLDRTDKIPAEHLEALTAFAREQHPLSEIFVAPQDRAVPRDALRLGTAYGLPDWGEMNAHMLAHPGSAMTLAYMQMIRLNYDCLLEAERRAAVAGMDPADQTRMFDVVENVVNAAQAQGKPPEAQSDVFRSRLIDAIFTYYRDGIRLEARGTITLTGPGAAAAALLKYIEQHLQPDRQVQIRQRLKLLEGYNTHTEEEMISGWTVDGKAEQWLLEEREKWRTGKLKSRYAGQLADLLKPHTLTFKQGWPVIESKPVLLTPVLQQLMDDLGEPFMRAMREKLSGEITFNSAISISIDNREQIRAQTVSEIPFSHGAEATGNLNELFTLVDHGSLVVEQLSPLQRVILGAMFGAKSLDAAGFAPAWQSIMDVARETSEGGLFARYHAIEKALIEHASPAFEAGLAVVNIHGTHTARELKALAMSAPLTLKHWGEGIGQINRTAQREYHTHIFKRSGQVRDAFFQAGAVSVRQLPQDLLLRTPGDPGRRCYPLALLMGAAVAAGGLAERALIGRVANASLRPEDVDSRALLSALDELREVPERAIGQARGRQSLDSVMQTLEAKTAPGVLLLDTGNHALLVAKVQVDEQTLYRFYDPNFAIYGFTGYAQLKEAVERYLRDDTLARLYGLADIGSAQFDVIELDTVALAERTMSSGLRVESFLQTAAIADPQAASVWAKQAVARTRSLSENARLGASLAQLDARYWAQEFDHATRQLRAEHTLGRNYLPLLDTVKANSETGYSLTLVDVQNPGRSLTVGTADARFDRLKKHLQRLVGALAGKPSAAVEADGGSRLSFAFAIQALVTEMRHRDYQVDGERAPVLSIALQVQVYFSYAQLSFGVLSDTAQTINLVRQVAASERALALGQSSLSGRLLGRVATAGGFVFSLANIGFDLHSLSVAESHEQRSRFSTSLAFNVAALGLDVVALAAGGAVSTAAAVLSVPLLGVGIGVTAIASNLGQIRDKATAVGHHLRAIRNAYRRGAYTLKGKVVQFPAEAVIVSVNLQNNEVRFDSQKFYPWKGGPLELPQYNDDPQQIHRSLDIRKALQLPEVVHLYRDETDALETLVLPCTPTCYYGYEYQVKGLGGYTYEPLPFEVGDAGDSNTETRYPQLSDRTADALEYDEHGNRRFYLTTTPSLPHILYKLHPVYKPTDINVVLDQQVRQLLVPTLDAPVQNKISYEIIAPAGQYQVRLVPGLVAVRFRGQATWIVHATWVRLDQVSFVGTAWGQPDAGQLMVGGMALSVFDGFIELAEGLFRVDGWENLLRLQSVTFDDQRRLAQTLALLRKLASEGRLVAQSVPLYGFRVPFNSAGPATLTTAWYEASRDRLLYARNLPSAVNEGVVLGGANSRHAWFYHPHCATVWRVDAITGTVVHRYRLLNPATGAHIIGCVQDADGSLRMVQRLLIDARISETETTLEYRITDSAVVMTGIKSSFIEEPTARPGQGELHHFTTFGAYDDETPGMAAAISTWAYAPFVYARTCFFEGLRQRAWVNKRTGKYFSAGLGSDADMVMLMPSDPESGALLFYSKRAQTISRGVEPRPGRFINFVIERDIVEVTQTAGRNIATKSDGRLFEIDLHDITVKDEQWIGEAARPSILKFVGLGQRWLQQTPNWLDALPALANAHKSEPFPIIGLGNRAGTAFLAAWCINEQFVLTDVSAEAQLTLLGLTPDKQAAWLLDGSAGQLYRQPLVAIETLRVAFAAGPQRVIPEQLPHAERVWAQWSFVQVLARGQGLIGQTRDGVNVELHDQQPARIVSVENRWSYVLGQTAEQLLARLKALLVGQTHASVLPVVNTGNRYTYYVPAADRLFEIAGRHDGSWPIFLGPRQSSAPLLFDPVDGLIFSPGPADHDSVWIPDCHAQCEGEVLSIALSDGVTDITALLPDGVDTLILAFGSRTAGYRITDQAWQRLDCIVVDTRLADNAEDAGSNLLLLEMADCARLLMSLVDGHLMFTDPDSAHTLIVRDVDPPYSEARKHMVLAVSVDTQVFRFTLEQWIATFLQMRGDEAIVELVTVIKILS from the coding sequence ATGAAAACCAACCAGCCGTACGAAATCATGTCCGCCAAAGACTTCTCGCAGCTGCGGCGGGCGCTGAGCGCGTTTGCCGGCAGCGCTGAATACAAGGCGTTGCTGTCGCACTATGAACTTGCCAGACAAACCACTGATGACCCGCAGCGACTGCTGTTGATCAAGCTGTTTCAGGAGGCGCTGGAATCGTTGCTCCAACGCAGGGCTCTGCCCGTTTCCGAAGCCATCGGCCAGATCCGATCGGATCTCGTCAAGTCTGTCACCAGGCTGGAGGATACGCACGCCATGCTCCATGGCGAGGCCCGGCCCGTGGCGAAAATCATGCATTTTGTCTGGGTGGGCGGCAGTGAAATCGGGGGCAATCAGCGCGACTACATGAACATCTGGCGCCAGGTGCTGGAGCCGCAGGGTTACCGCTTCAACCTCTGGTACGACAGTGATGCATTGCTGGCCTTTGAAATGAACCGGGTGATTCTCGACAGCGCCAGAGCGGCGGCGATGGAAGCGGGCGGTGACAAAGTCGACAAGGCCTTTCAGCTGTCGCAGATGATCGAAGACCGTGCACGGGTGCTCAAGCAGCAGATGTTTGCGCATCTCCAGCAACCGCAGTGGCTCGGTCGAGCCGACGAGGCGCGTATCGACTTGCTGGTCCGCGCTTACGGCAAGGATCGAGCGACGCTCGAAGCCTTTCGCCAACGCTGCCTGCAGACGCATCAGGCGATGGTTGGTGCGGACTTGCAGCTGCGTGATGTCAGCCACGAATTTGCCGGACACTTTCTGCAGGATGTCTACCAACGCGAAGTGGCCATGCGTGGCAACTTCGCAGCGGCGAGCGATGTGGTGCGGTTGCAGGCCGAGTACCTGGAGGGCGGCCGTTACAGCGACATGGATTACTTGCCACCGCTGGCGGACACGTTGGCAGGCGTCGATATATCCAGCGTCGGCGAAGAAGGCCGAATCGGCGTTTTGCAATTGCTGTTGAACCACAATGAAGCGCTGATGCCGGGACGCGACCGGCAACGCTATCTCGATCGCACCGACAAGATCCCCGCAGAACATCTCGAGGCATTGACAGCGTTTGCCCGTGAGCAACACCCGCTAAGCGAGATCTTTGTCGCACCACAAGATCGCGCGGTGCCACGGGACGCGCTTCGTCTGGGAACGGCCTATGGCTTGCCGGACTGGGGCGAAATGAATGCGCACATGCTCGCCCATCCCGGCAGTGCCATGACCCTGGCGTACATGCAGATGATCCGCCTCAATTATGACTGCCTGCTGGAAGCGGAGCGCCGGGCGGCGGTCGCCGGCATGGACCCGGCGGACCAGACGCGGATGTTTGATGTGGTCGAAAATGTGGTCAATGCGGCTCAGGCGCAGGGCAAGCCGCCTGAAGCACAGAGCGATGTGTTCCGCTCCAGGTTGATCGACGCGATTTTTACCTATTACCGCGATGGCATTCGCCTTGAAGCGCGCGGCACCATCACCTTGACCGGCCCAGGGGCCGCCGCGGCCGCGCTGCTCAAATACATAGAACAACACTTGCAACCCGATCGACAGGTGCAGATTCGTCAACGCTTGAAGTTGTTGGAGGGCTACAACACCCACACCGAGGAAGAGATGATCTCCGGCTGGACCGTCGACGGTAAGGCCGAGCAATGGTTACTCGAAGAGCGGGAGAAGTGGCGAACCGGCAAACTCAAGTCGCGCTACGCCGGCCAGTTGGCAGATCTGTTGAAACCGCACACGCTGACCTTCAAACAGGGCTGGCCGGTCATTGAAAGCAAGCCGGTGTTGCTGACCCCGGTATTGCAGCAATTGATGGACGATCTGGGCGAGCCGTTCATGCGCGCGATGAGGGAGAAGTTGAGCGGCGAGATTACGTTCAATTCAGCCATCTCCATCAGTATCGACAACCGTGAGCAGATACGCGCGCAAACCGTTAGTGAGATTCCGTTTTCCCATGGCGCCGAGGCCACTGGCAACCTCAACGAGTTGTTCACTCTCGTCGACCATGGCTCGTTGGTGGTTGAACAACTCAGCCCCCTGCAGCGCGTGATCCTCGGCGCAATGTTTGGCGCGAAGAGTCTCGATGCTGCCGGGTTTGCCCCTGCCTGGCAGAGCATCATGGACGTTGCTCGGGAAACCTCCGAAGGCGGATTGTTCGCCCGATACCACGCCATCGAAAAGGCACTGATTGAGCACGCGTCGCCGGCCTTCGAGGCCGGTCTCGCCGTTGTGAACATCCACGGCACGCACACGGCGCGCGAACTCAAGGCGCTGGCGATGAGCGCACCGCTGACGTTGAAACACTGGGGCGAGGGCATCGGACAGATCAATCGCACGGCACAACGTGAATATCACACGCACATTTTCAAGCGTAGTGGACAGGTGCGCGATGCGTTCTTCCAGGCCGGAGCCGTCTCCGTCAGACAGTTGCCGCAGGATCTGTTGCTGCGCACCCCGGGCGATCCGGGACGTCGTTGCTATCCGCTCGCGCTGTTGATGGGCGCCGCCGTGGCGGCTGGCGGGTTGGCCGAGCGTGCACTGATCGGACGTGTGGCCAACGCCAGCCTGAGACCGGAAGACGTTGATTCGCGGGCATTGCTCAGTGCGCTGGATGAACTGCGCGAGGTGCCCGAGCGTGCGATCGGACAGGCTCGCGGCCGGCAAAGCCTCGACAGTGTGATGCAGACACTGGAAGCGAAAACCGCCCCCGGCGTCCTGCTGCTCGATACAGGCAATCACGCTTTGCTGGTGGCCAAAGTGCAAGTGGATGAGCAAACGCTCTATCGCTTTTATGACCCCAATTTTGCGATTTACGGGTTTACCGGATATGCGCAATTGAAGGAGGCCGTGGAGCGTTACTTGCGCGACGACACTTTGGCCAGGTTGTACGGCTTGGCTGACATCGGTTCTGCGCAGTTCGATGTAATCGAACTGGACACCGTTGCGCTCGCCGAGCGGACAATGTCGTCCGGGTTACGAGTCGAGAGTTTTTTGCAAACCGCAGCCATCGCCGACCCTCAGGCGGCTTCGGTCTGGGCGAAGCAAGCTGTGGCGCGCACTCGCTCACTCAGTGAAAACGCGCGGCTGGGGGCCAGCCTCGCGCAGTTGGACGCGCGTTACTGGGCGCAGGAATTTGATCATGCGACCCGGCAATTGCGCGCTGAACACACACTGGGTCGCAACTATTTGCCACTCCTGGATACGGTCAAGGCAAACTCAGAAACGGGTTATTCGCTGACGCTGGTGGATGTGCAGAACCCGGGCAGATCACTGACGGTCGGCACCGCCGATGCACGCTTCGACAGGCTTAAAAAACACCTTCAGCGTTTGGTTGGCGCATTGGCGGGCAAGCCAAGTGCCGCCGTCGAAGCCGACGGCGGCAGTCGTCTGAGTTTCGCCTTCGCGATCCAGGCGTTGGTCACTGAAATGCGCCATCGTGACTATCAGGTTGATGGCGAGCGGGCGCCGGTTTTGTCGATAGCCCTGCAAGTGCAGGTCTATTTCAGCTATGCGCAGTTGAGTTTTGGTGTGTTGAGCGACACGGCGCAGACGATCAATCTGGTGCGTCAGGTAGCGGCCAGCGAACGGGCATTGGCGCTTGGTCAGTCGTCGTTGTCCGGGCGTCTGCTGGGGCGTGTCGCCACGGCAGGCGGATTTGTATTTTCGCTCGCCAACATCGGCTTCGATCTCCACAGCCTGTCGGTGGCCGAGAGCCACGAGCAACGCTCGCGGTTCTCCACCTCACTGGCATTCAACGTTGCGGCCTTGGGGCTGGATGTTGTTGCTTTGGCGGCTGGCGGGGCGGTAAGTACGGCGGCGGCTGTCCTGTCGGTGCCGCTACTGGGTGTCGGCATCGGGGTGACGGCCATCGCCAGCAATCTGGGGCAGATCAGGGACAAGGCCACGGCCGTGGGTCACCATCTGCGCGCGATCCGCAATGCTTACAGGCGCGGTGCGTACACCCTCAAGGGCAAGGTTGTGCAATTTCCCGCAGAGGCCGTCATTGTCAGCGTGAACCTGCAAAACAATGAAGTGCGCTTCGACAGCCAGAAGTTTTACCCGTGGAAAGGCGGGCCGTTGGAACTGCCGCAATACAACGATGACCCGCAGCAGATTCATCGTTCTCTCGATATCCGCAAGGCCCTGCAATTGCCGGAAGTCGTCCATTTGTACCGAGATGAAACCGATGCGCTTGAGACACTGGTGCTGCCTTGCACGCCGACCTGTTACTACGGTTACGAGTATCAGGTGAAAGGGTTGGGTGGCTATACCTATGAGCCGTTGCCCTTTGAGGTGGGCGACGCTGGCGATAGCAACACTGAAACCCGCTACCCGCAATTGTCCGACCGCACGGCAGACGCTCTGGAATATGACGAACACGGGAACAGGCGTTTCTACCTCACCACGACCCCGTCGCTGCCACACATTCTTTACAAGCTGCATCCGGTCTATAAACCGACAGACATCAACGTGGTTCTGGACCAGCAAGTGCGGCAGTTGCTGGTGCCGACGCTGGACGCACCGGTGCAGAACAAGATCTCCTACGAGATCATCGCCCCCGCAGGACAGTACCAGGTCAGGCTCGTGCCCGGCCTGGTCGCTGTGAGATTTCGTGGTCAGGCCACCTGGATAGTGCATGCGACCTGGGTTCGTCTGGATCAGGTCAGTTTTGTCGGCACAGCCTGGGGACAGCCTGACGCAGGCCAACTGATGGTCGGCGGCATGGCGCTGTCGGTGTTCGATGGCTTCATCGAACTGGCGGAGGGCCTGTTCCGGGTCGACGGATGGGAAAACCTTTTGCGCTTGCAGTCTGTCACCTTCGACGATCAACGCCGCCTGGCGCAAACCCTGGCGTTGTTGCGCAAACTGGCGAGTGAAGGACGATTGGTTGCGCAGTCTGTGCCGCTGTACGGATTCCGGGTGCCATTCAATTCCGCCGGCCCCGCGACGCTGACCACTGCCTGGTATGAAGCGAGCCGGGATCGCCTGTTGTACGCGCGCAATCTGCCAAGCGCGGTCAATGAGGGTGTGGTGTTGGGCGGCGCCAACTCCCGCCATGCCTGGTTCTACCATCCACACTGTGCGACGGTCTGGCGGGTCGACGCGATAACCGGCACGGTCGTGCATCGCTACCGTTTGCTGAATCCTGCCACCGGCGCGCACATCATTGGCTGTGTCCAGGACGCCGATGGCAGTTTGCGAATGGTGCAGCGCTTGCTGATCGATGCCCGTATCAGTGAAACCGAAACCACGCTGGAGTACCGCATAACGGATTCGGCGGTGGTGATGACGGGGATCAAGTCGTCCTTCATCGAGGAACCCACCGCTCGGCCCGGACAAGGAGAGTTGCATCACTTCACAACCTTCGGCGCGTATGACGATGAAACACCGGGCATGGCCGCTGCCATCAGCACCTGGGCATATGCACCGTTCGTTTACGCCCGTACCTGCTTTTTCGAAGGTTTGCGCCAGCGTGCCTGGGTCAACAAGCGCACAGGCAAATATTTCTCGGCGGGGTTGGGCAGTGACGCGGACATGGTGATGCTGATGCCGTCCGACCCCGAGAGTGGTGCACTGCTGTTTTACAGCAAGCGGGCGCAGACGATCAGCCGGGGCGTCGAACCGAGGCCCGGGCGATTCATCAACTTTGTCATCGAGCGCGATATTGTCGAGGTAACGCAAACGGCCGGTCGCAACATTGCCACCAAGTCCGATGGCCGTCTCTTCGAGATCGACCTCCATGACATCACCGTCAAAGACGAGCAATGGATTGGCGAGGCTGCCAGACCGAGCATTCTGAAGTTTGTCGGCCTCGGTCAGCGATGGCTGCAGCAAACCCCAAATTGGCTGGATGCCTTGCCCGCGCTGGCCAACGCACATAAATCCGAGCCGTTCCCGATAATAGGGTTGGGTAACCGCGCCGGTACTGCGTTCCTGGCGGCGTGGTGCATCAATGAACAGTTCGTACTGACAGATGTCAGCGCTGAGGCGCAATTGACGCTGTTGGGACTCACCCCGGACAAACAGGCGGCGTGGTTGCTGGATGGCTCGGCCGGGCAGCTTTATCGCCAACCACTCGTTGCGATCGAGACACTGCGCGTCGCTTTCGCTGCGGGACCGCAACGCGTTATCCCGGAGCAATTGCCCCACGCAGAAAGAGTCTGGGCGCAATGGTCGTTTGTGCAAGTGCTGGCGCGTGGGCAAGGTCTGATCGGGCAGACTCGCGACGGGGTCAATGTCGAGTTGCACGATCAGCAGCCTGCGCGGATCGTCAGCGTGGAAAATCGCTGGTCGTACGTTCTGGGCCAGACGGCTGAGCAGTTGCTGGCGCGCCTGAAGGCATTACTGGTGGGGCAGACCCATGCGTCGGTTCTGCCGGTCGTAAATACCGGTAATCGCTATACGTATTACGTGCCCGCGGCGGATCGGCTTTTTGAAATCGCCGGTCGGCACGATGGCTCGTGGCCAATATTTCTTGGCCCGCGCCAAAGCTCTGCTCCGCTGCTGTTCGACCCGGTTGACGGACTCATATTCAGCCCGGGTCCTGCCGATCATGATTCGGTGTGGATTCCAGACTGCCACGCGCAGTGTGAAGGCGAGGTGTTATCCATTGCTTTGAGCGATGGAGTGACTGATATCACAGCATTGTTGCCCGATGGCGTCGACACACTGATTCTGGCCTTTGGATCCCGGACCGCCGGGTATCGCATTACGGACCAGGCCTGGCAGCGTCTGGACTGCATTGTGGTCGATACGCGGCTGGCAGATAACGCTGAAGATGCGGGCTCAAACCTGCTGCTTCTCGAAATGGCTGACTGCGCACGTTTGTTAATGTCGCTGGTCGACGGGCATCTGATGTTTACTGACCCGGACAGTGCTCACACGCTGATAGTCAGAGATGTCGATCCGCCATACTCCGAGGCGAGAAAACACATGGTGTTGGCAGTCAGCGTCGACACTCAAGTATTCAGGTTTACGCTCGAACAATGGATTGCGACTTTTTTACAGATGCGCGGTGATGAGGCAATAGTTGAACTGGTAACAGTGATTAAGATCTTGTCCTGA
- the cobJ gene encoding precorrin-3B C(17)-methyltransferase produces the protein MTQSTPAIVILGQGSLATARRIQQVYPAAQIHGLAGRVEGADCTYQEFGVTLRALYQQDTPIIALCAAGIVIRTLAPLLLEKGAEPAVLAVAEDGSAVVPLLGGLGGVNVMAREIAASLQVAAAITTSGELRFGTCLLNPPSGYALGDLELGKRFVSDLLAGHSVRIEGAAPWLDQAQLPEDPQAQRSIHVGSAAREASANELLIYPRSVAVAVSAETADLAGAVRSALQQAKIAVQSLGCLLASATQMASPFLREAALELGVPLRFVAAQSNLETLARVAVPAATVLTGHSMAIAVAEQPLDVSNIGRPRGRLAVIGLGPGAAELMVPAVKAELSRATDVLGYETYVRMAGPFRDDQVQHCTDNREEMQRARHAFRLAAEGRSVIVVSSGDPGVFAMAAAVLEALHESADPAWHSVDLEILPGVSASLATAAQAGAPLGHDFCVMSLSDNLKPWSIIEKRLDLAAEADLALAFYNPISRARPWQLGRALEIVAQHRAPETPVVLGRDIGRPGQTLRTTTLGALTPEQVDMRTMVLVGSSTTCTFPRATGGDWVYTPRWYGEKPVV, from the coding sequence ATGACTCAATCTACGCCAGCCATCGTCATTCTCGGTCAGGGTAGCCTGGCCACCGCACGGCGCATTCAGCAGGTCTATCCGGCGGCGCAGATCCACGGCCTCGCCGGGCGCGTCGAAGGCGCCGATTGCACCTATCAGGAATTCGGCGTGACCCTGCGCGCGCTGTATCAGCAGGACACACCGATCATTGCCCTGTGCGCGGCCGGCATCGTCATCCGCACGCTGGCGCCGCTGTTGCTGGAGAAGGGCGCCGAGCCTGCGGTGCTCGCCGTGGCCGAAGACGGCAGCGCCGTGGTGCCGCTGTTGGGTGGCCTCGGCGGGGTGAATGTCATGGCGCGAGAGATTGCAGCCTCGTTGCAGGTTGCAGCAGCGATCACCACCAGCGGCGAGTTGCGTTTTGGCACGTGCCTGCTCAACCCTCCGAGCGGTTACGCCCTGGGCGATCTGGAACTTGGCAAGCGTTTTGTCTCCGACCTGTTGGCCGGTCACAGCGTGCGCATCGAAGGCGCGGCGCCGTGGCTGGATCAGGCGCAGTTGCCGGAAGATCCGCAGGCGCAGCGCTCGATTCATGTCGGCAGTGCCGCGCGTGAGGCGAGTGCCAATGAGTTACTGATCTATCCACGCAGTGTGGCGGTGGCGGTGAGTGCCGAAACAGCGGACCTGGCGGGTGCCGTTCGCAGCGCGTTGCAGCAGGCGAAGATCGCCGTGCAGTCGCTGGGCTGTCTGCTGGCCAGCGCGACGCAAATGGCTTCGCCATTTTTGCGTGAAGCGGCGCTCGAGTTGGGTGTGCCGCTGCGCTTTGTCGCGGCACAAAGCAACCTCGAAACCCTGGCGCGTGTCGCAGTGCCTGCGGCAACTGTCCTGACTGGCCACAGCATGGCAATCGCGGTCGCCGAGCAGCCTTTGGATGTTTCGAACATCGGCCGGCCACGCGGACGTCTCGCCGTAATCGGCCTTGGCCCCGGCGCTGCCGAACTGATGGTGCCAGCGGTGAAGGCCGAACTGTCCCGCGCCACCGATGTGCTCGGTTACGAAACCTACGTACGCATGGCCGGGCCGTTTCGCGACGATCAAGTGCAGCACTGCACCGACAACCGCGAAGAAATGCAACGCGCCCGTCACGCCTTCAGACTGGCCGCCGAGGGGCGCTCGGTGATCGTTGTGTCCTCGGGCGATCCGGGTGTATTCGCCATGGCGGCGGCAGTGCTTGAAGCCTTGCACGAGTCGGCCGATCCGGCGTGGCATAGCGTCGATCTGGAAATCCTTCCGGGCGTTTCCGCTTCGCTGGCCACCGCCGCGCAGGCCGGTGCGCCACTGGGCCATGACTTCTGCGTGATGTCGCTGTCGGACAACCTCAAACCCTGGTCGATCATCGAAAAGCGTCTGGATCTGGCCGCCGAAGCAGATCTGGCCTTGGCGTTCTACAACCCGATCTCCCGTGCGCGTCCGTGGCAGCTGGGCCGGGCGCTGGAAATCGTTGCGCAGCATCGCGCACCTGAAACGCCAGTGGTGTTAGGGCGCGACATCGGTCGTCCGGGTCAGACTCTGCGTACCACGACCCTGGGCGCGTTGACCCCGGAGCAAGTGGATATGCGCACCATGGTGTTGGTTGGTTCTTCGACAACTTGCACGTTTCCACGGGCAACCGGTGGCGATTGGGTCTACACACCGCGCTGGTATGGTGAAAAACCTGTGGTTTGA